A window from Methylocystis sp. MJC1 encodes these proteins:
- a CDS encoding helix-turn-helix transcriptional regulator: MDFESTVTRIYEAAAEPDLWPSVLHELGELVDAAGGIILTRRADSWTGWRCSDLMISRTTDAWMGPGGGAGRTKATSRLIAFDRAGFVAENEGFTEQEWLEDSVMSEWCGPLGLHHCAATAIPVPTGDLVLVQLNRRKGKRSFDQSDIARLDGFRPHLARAGLLAARWRLERLRAAAQALAIIGLPAAVLDASGRVVAANELIEAMRPHISWLPKDRIALLDPAADGMLNRAVTGMAFPTAASARSFPSKGAGGDPAVVHLIPISGAARDLFGGGLSLITVTPVAAPAAPDAALIQGLFDLTPAEARVARAVTQQKTVEEIASEFDVSRETVRTQIKSLLAKTGCARQLDLAMLLAQTTQGQPRQTRLTENSRAHLNAGR, translated from the coding sequence ATGGACTTCGAGTCGACCGTCACTCGCATTTATGAAGCCGCCGCCGAGCCGGATTTATGGCCGAGCGTCTTGCACGAGCTTGGCGAGTTGGTCGATGCGGCGGGCGGCATTATTCTCACCCGCCGCGCCGACTCATGGACGGGTTGGCGCTGTTCCGATCTGATGATCTCGCGGACGACCGACGCCTGGATGGGGCCAGGCGGCGGCGCGGGCCGCACCAAGGCGACCTCCCGGCTCATCGCCTTCGACCGTGCTGGCTTCGTCGCCGAGAATGAAGGCTTCACCGAGCAGGAGTGGCTCGAGGATTCCGTGATGAGCGAATGGTGCGGGCCCCTTGGCTTGCACCATTGCGCCGCGACGGCGATTCCCGTGCCGACGGGCGACCTTGTCCTGGTCCAGCTCAACCGCCGCAAAGGCAAACGCTCGTTCGATCAATCGGACATCGCCCGCCTCGACGGGTTTCGCCCGCATCTCGCGCGGGCTGGATTGCTTGCAGCGCGCTGGCGGCTGGAGCGGCTGCGCGCCGCGGCGCAAGCGCTCGCCATCATCGGCCTTCCCGCTGCGGTCCTCGACGCGAGCGGCAGAGTCGTCGCAGCGAATGAGCTGATCGAAGCCATGCGCCCGCACATCTCCTGGCTGCCCAAGGATCGTATCGCTCTTCTCGATCCCGCCGCCGACGGGATGCTGAACCGCGCCGTCACGGGCATGGCTTTTCCAACCGCGGCGTCGGCGCGGTCCTTCCCCTCGAAGGGAGCCGGGGGCGATCCGGCTGTCGTTCACCTCATTCCGATCAGCGGCGCGGCGCGCGATCTTTTCGGTGGCGGCCTCAGCCTAATCACCGTCACGCCGGTCGCAGCGCCAGCTGCGCCCGATGCCGCGCTCATCCAGGGCCTGTTCGATCTGACGCCCGCCGAAGCGCGTGTTGCGCGCGCCGTCACGCAGCAGAAAACGGTCGAGGAAATCGCATCCGAGTTCGACGTTTCCAGAGAGACGGTTCGGACGCAGATCAAATCCCTCCTCGCAAAGACCGGATGCGCCCGCCAGCTCGACCTGGCGATGCTGCTGGCGCAAACCACCCAGGGACAGCCGCGTCAGACGAGGCTTACGGAGAACTCCCGGGCGCATTTGAACGCCGGCCGGTGA
- a CDS encoding transporter substrate-binding domain-containing protein, which yields MRVMVALALALAPAAAPAAAPPAPPSLFDPHHALPKPDLSHIKQIRFLTEDDYPPFNFLLADGSLAGFNVDLARAICGELELPCTIQRRSWDLLAPSLNDNSGDAVIASLSINDETRKQVEFTAPYFLTPGRFAMLADTTLPAASPEAIDDRKVAAVAGSRHEAFLKTFYPRAERVTFETTALARNALRTGKVAAYFGDAISTSFWLNGAEAGGCCAFKDGPFTDPRYFGEGVGIAVKKGNTPLRRALDYALARLDRRGVLGELFLKYFPLGPF from the coding sequence ATGCGCGTTATGGTGGCGCTCGCATTGGCGCTTGCGCCCGCGGCTGCGCCGGCCGCGGCGCCACCAGCGCCACCGTCCCTCTTCGATCCGCATCACGCCCTGCCGAAGCCCGACCTCTCGCACATAAAGCAGATACGCTTCCTCACGGAAGACGACTATCCGCCTTTCAATTTTCTCCTGGCCGATGGGAGCCTCGCGGGCTTCAACGTCGACCTCGCCCGCGCGATTTGCGGCGAGCTCGAGCTGCCCTGCACGATCCAAAGACGCAGCTGGGACCTCCTCGCGCCGTCGCTCAACGACAATAGCGGCGACGCCGTCATCGCTTCTCTCTCGATCAACGACGAGACGCGCAAACAGGTCGAGTTCACGGCGCCTTATTTCCTGACCCCGGGCCGCTTCGCCATGCTGGCGGACACGACGCTTCCCGCCGCTTCGCCGGAGGCGATCGACGACCGCAAGGTGGCCGCCGTCGCCGGCTCCCGCCACGAGGCCTTTCTAAAGACGTTCTATCCGCGCGCAGAACGCGTGACCTTCGAGACGACCGCTCTCGCCCGTAACGCGCTCAGGACTGGCAAGGTCGCGGCTTATTTCGGCGATGCAATCAGCACGTCCTTCTGGCTGAATGGCGCTGAGGCGGGCGGATGCTGCGCCTTCAAGGACGGCCCTTTCACTGATCCGCGCTATTTCGGCGAGGGCGTCGGCATCGCGGTCAAGAAGGGCAATACGCCGCTGCGCCGCGCGCTCGATTATGCTCTGGCCCGGCTAGACAGAAGGGGCGTTTTGGGAGAACTCTTTTTGAAATATTTTCCTCTAGGGCCGTTTTGA
- a CDS encoding glycosyltransferase family 2 protein — protein sequence MSKASVDYFSFDPDLRNRDDQRSAPLFRRPKSPPDETSADGRRASHRAQTALRAPPVEISFLLDHGVSSRDTLDEAAALARRQGVSADAALLAEGVIEEKLFYRALAQTLGVAFIDDDIELAPGALATAGLGYMRLRDRRDGVRWLFAPSGTQIFRLKSVARAAKGRPLFGITTRTRFSEALREAYPRVAVYAASHSVEQIDGDLCVRGSLTRKPLACATAALICIVASLFAPFEAANLAVAFILAAAFLASVVLRLGACVSSASAQEDERWIEDARLPVYTVVLALYKEAAVAPQLARAIDRFDYPRAKLDIKFVIEADDEETAAALRAHPPRAPHEIIVAPDGAPRTKPRALNIAMPLARGALVAVFDAEDIPDARQLRRAAALFAAAPRDVACLQASLVIDNGALNWMTGMFALEYAALFDVYNKGLSRLGLPLFLGGTSNHFRLDALREIGFWDAYNVTEDADLGLRLARAGFAVRTFDSHTFEEAPAVFRALVKQRTRWFKGWMQTAIVHCRHPARFFADLGAKRAFAVLAMFAGGVLGPLLGPLLMCRLACDAVFGALLRPTTLFETACCGLWCFLALSGAAALLWPLLAGMRRRRLSFLQGSLPYLPLWLFMLSIACWRAFFELWLRPFHWEKTEHGLTMRGHPDGLGEQPLFEHEAGA from the coding sequence ATGAGCAAGGCGTCGGTCGACTATTTTTCCTTCGATCCTGACCTGCGCAACCGCGACGATCAGCGCTCGGCCCCACTCTTTCGGCGTCCCAAAAGCCCCCCAGATGAAACATCTGCGGACGGGCGTCGGGCCTCCCATAGGGCGCAAACGGCGTTGCGCGCGCCGCCCGTCGAGATCTCGTTTTTACTCGATCACGGCGTCTCGTCGCGCGATACGTTGGATGAAGCTGCCGCATTGGCGCGTCGTCAGGGCGTCTCGGCAGACGCCGCGCTCCTTGCCGAAGGCGTCATCGAGGAGAAGCTTTTCTATCGCGCGCTCGCCCAAACTCTCGGCGTCGCGTTCATCGACGATGATATAGAACTCGCGCCTGGCGCGCTTGCGACGGCGGGGCTCGGTTATATGCGACTGCGCGACCGCCGCGATGGCGTCCGTTGGCTCTTCGCGCCTTCGGGGACTCAAATCTTCCGCTTGAAGAGCGTGGCCCGCGCCGCAAAGGGGCGACCGCTTTTCGGGATCACCACGCGCACGCGCTTCTCGGAAGCGCTACGTGAGGCCTACCCGCGCGTTGCTGTATATGCCGCAAGTCACTCGGTCGAACAGATCGACGGGGATCTTTGCGTGCGGGGTTCGCTGACGCGAAAGCCTCTCGCCTGCGCGACGGCGGCGTTGATCTGCATTGTCGCTAGCCTGTTCGCGCCTTTCGAAGCTGCGAATTTGGCGGTCGCCTTCATCCTTGCCGCGGCTTTCCTTGCGAGCGTCGTTTTGCGCCTCGGCGCCTGCGTCTCGAGCGCTTCGGCGCAAGAGGACGAGCGTTGGATCGAGGATGCGCGGCTTCCCGTCTATACGGTTGTCCTCGCGCTCTACAAGGAGGCGGCTGTCGCGCCGCAACTCGCGCGCGCCATCGACCGTTTCGATTATCCGCGCGCCAAGCTCGACATCAAATTCGTCATCGAGGCCGACGACGAGGAGACGGCGGCTGCCTTGCGCGCGCATCCGCCGCGCGCGCCGCATGAGATCATCGTCGCGCCCGACGGCGCCCCTCGCACCAAGCCGCGCGCGCTCAATATCGCCATGCCGCTGGCGCGCGGCGCGCTCGTTGCGGTGTTCGACGCGGAGGATATTCCCGACGCGCGTCAGCTCCGCCGCGCCGCCGCGCTTTTCGCCGCCGCGCCACGAGACGTCGCTTGCCTGCAGGCGAGTCTTGTCATCGACAATGGCGCGCTCAACTGGATGACGGGCATGTTCGCGCTCGAATATGCGGCGCTTTTCGATGTCTATAATAAGGGGCTCTCCCGTCTCGGCCTGCCGCTCTTTCTCGGCGGCACGTCTAACCATTTCCGCCTCGACGCCTTGCGCGAAATCGGCTTCTGGGACGCTTACAATGTCACCGAGGACGCCGATCTCGGCCTGCGTCTCGCGCGCGCGGGCTTCGCGGTGCGCACTTTCGACTCCCACACATTCGAGGAGGCGCCGGCCGTCTTTCGGGCGCTCGTCAAGCAGCGCACGCGCTGGTTCAAAGGCTGGATGCAGACGGCGATCGTCCATTGCCGCCATCCCGCGCGGTTCTTCGCCGATCTTGGCGCGAAGCGGGCATTTGCTGTGCTTGCGATGTTCGCGGGCGGCGTTCTGGGGCCGCTGCTCGGTCCGCTCTTGATGTGCCGACTGGCCTGCGACGCCGTTTTCGGCGCTCTGCTGCGGCCGACGACGCTCTTCGAAACGGCTTGCTGCGGGCTGTGGTGTTTTCTCGCGCTGTCAGGGGCGGCGGCGCTGCTTTGGCCGCTTCTCGCCGGAATGAGGCGGCGGCGCCTTTCCTTTCTCCAAGGTTCGCTACCCTATCTGCCGCTCTGGCTTTTCATGCTCAGCATCGCCTGCTGGCGCGCCTTTTTCGAGCTCTGGCTGCGGCCCTTCCATTGGGAGAAAACCGAGCACGGCCTCACCATGCGCGGCCATCCGGACGGCTTAGGCGAACAGCCATTGTTTGAGCATGAAGCCGGCGCTTAG
- a CDS encoding DGQHR domain-containing protein, translating to MDRDTIGDLADSTLLADDGAEHAASPRETAKVKTVSERALIVTQGKHRFYSLVLPSDLLAQTCTVEARAENPTDGFQRLLDERRARSIARYIDAGFGTVPGAVVLSAQTRAHLSYDKDQGALAFRKDPKAFLIIDGQHRVFGFKLAKSSVSVPVVIYNRLTRAQECRLFMDINTKQRPVPNELLLDIRRLSEMETETEALLHNVFDAFLTREDSALAGFLSPAERKKGMISRVTFNAALRSIKGAFDGAPAEEVYVVLNAYILACRHGLGLHAIDQNIANPVLFKALMLLFTNVAGRVADRHGGKYTVRNFEEVLVPFFRRLKKSDLPRAGMTHIMLHEHYSKALSAGFMLKQWLFA from the coding sequence ATGGATCGGGACACCATAGGCGATCTGGCCGATTCCACCCTTTTGGCTGACGACGGCGCCGAACACGCCGCCAGCCCGCGCGAAACAGCCAAGGTCAAAACGGTCTCGGAGCGCGCCCTCATCGTCACCCAGGGCAAGCATCGTTTCTATTCGCTCGTGCTCCCGAGCGATCTTCTCGCCCAGACCTGCACGGTCGAGGCTCGGGCCGAAAATCCGACCGACGGCTTCCAACGCCTGCTCGACGAGCGGCGTGCAAGATCCATTGCGCGCTATATCGACGCGGGCTTCGGCACGGTTCCCGGCGCCGTGGTGCTCTCGGCGCAGACGCGCGCGCATCTCTCCTATGACAAGGACCAAGGCGCGCTTGCCTTTCGCAAGGACCCGAAAGCCTTTCTCATCATCGACGGGCAGCATCGCGTTTTCGGCTTCAAGCTCGCCAAATCCTCGGTGAGCGTGCCGGTTGTGATCTACAACAGGCTGACGCGCGCGCAGGAATGCCGGCTGTTCATGGACATCAACACCAAGCAGCGGCCGGTGCCGAACGAGCTCCTGCTCGATATCCGCCGTCTCTCCGAAATGGAGACGGAAACCGAGGCGCTGCTGCATAATGTTTTCGACGCCTTCCTTACGCGTGAGGATTCCGCGCTCGCGGGCTTCCTCAGCCCAGCTGAACGCAAGAAGGGCATGATCTCGCGCGTGACCTTCAACGCGGCGCTGCGGTCGATCAAAGGCGCCTTCGACGGCGCGCCGGCCGAGGAAGTCTACGTCGTTCTCAACGCCTATATCCTCGCCTGCCGCCACGGCTTGGGGCTACACGCAATCGATCAGAACATTGCCAATCCGGTTCTGTTCAAGGCGCTGATGCTGCTGTTCACCAATGTCGCCGGGCGCGTCGCCGACCGGCATGGCGGCAAATATACCGTGCGCAATTTCGAGGAAGTGCTCGTCCCCTTCTTCCGCCGGCTGAAGAAGAGCGATCTGCCGCGCGCCGGCATGACGCATATCATGCTGCATGAGCATTACAGCAAGGCGCTAAGCGCCGGCTTCATGCTCAAACAATGGCTGTTCGCCTAA
- a CDS encoding DUF2093 domain-containing protein has protein sequence MNRYERTPQPAGEAEIEYLDGEYRIRKPGAYVRCAVTGEPIPLEDLRYWNVDLQEPYAGPHAKLLKLGVKKPD, from the coding sequence ATGAACCGCTACGAACGCACGCCGCAACCGGCCGGGGAAGCCGAGATCGAATATCTCGACGGCGAATATCGCATCCGCAAGCCCGGCGCCTATGTGCGCTGCGCCGTTACGGGCGAGCCGATTCCACTCGAGGATCTGCGCTACTGGAACGTCGACCTTCAGGAACCCTACGCCGGCCCGCACGCCAAGCTCCTGAAGCTCGGGGTCAAGAAACCCGACTGA
- the lpxK gene encoding tetraacyldisaccharide 4'-kinase: MRAPQFWRTEGVASRLLSPFGLVYGALTRVRLARKAPRASLPTIVVGGLTAGGDGKTPLVIALAKMLVTEGERPALLTRGYGKRSGRCEPFAVSADDDAATVGDEALLLSRHALAIVGSDRAASAALARELGATLLILDDGLQSRRLSPDLSLLVIDSDYGAGNGRCLPAGPLRAPLEAQIAAADALIVIGAGAAGRRLAASCAKPVFQAQIAPEPKAAKALTGKRVIGFAGIGRPEKFFRSLAETGAEVVAARSFPDHHRFDEFDLAELMALARRHDATLVTTEKDAVRLPPALDSETLPISLAFTEPGALKATLDAALSRARLSRVS; this comes from the coding sequence ATGCGCGCTCCCCAGTTCTGGCGCACGGAAGGGGTCGCCTCTCGCCTGCTGTCTCCCTTTGGCCTTGTTTATGGGGCGCTCACGCGCGTCCGTCTGGCCCGCAAGGCGCCGCGCGCCTCACTGCCGACGATCGTCGTCGGGGGCTTGACGGCTGGCGGCGACGGCAAGACGCCGCTCGTCATCGCGCTGGCGAAAATGCTCGTAACGGAAGGCGAACGCCCCGCGCTGCTCACGCGGGGCTATGGCAAACGAAGCGGGCGCTGCGAGCCCTTCGCTGTTTCAGCTGACGACGATGCGGCCACAGTGGGCGATGAGGCGCTGCTGCTCTCGCGCCATGCGCTCGCCATCGTCGGCTCGGATCGCGCTGCAAGCGCGGCGCTGGCGCGAGAGCTGGGCGCGACGCTTCTCATTCTGGACGACGGCTTGCAGAGCCGGAGGCTTTCGCCAGACCTGTCTCTGCTCGTGATCGACTCGGACTATGGCGCGGGCAATGGCCGCTGCCTTCCCGCCGGCCCGCTCCGCGCGCCGCTCGAGGCGCAAATCGCAGCTGCCGACGCTCTGATCGTGATCGGCGCGGGCGCCGCCGGGCGGAGGCTTGCAGCGTCGTGTGCGAAGCCGGTTTTCCAGGCGCAAATCGCTCCTGAGCCGAAAGCAGCGAAGGCCCTGACGGGCAAGCGCGTCATTGGCTTCGCCGGCATCGGGCGCCCTGAAAAATTCTTCCGGAGCCTGGCCGAAACGGGCGCCGAGGTCGTTGCGGCGCGCAGCTTCCCCGACCATCATCGCTTCGATGAGTTCGACCTCGCCGAGTTGATGGCGCTTGCACGCCGGCATGACGCCACGCTCGTGACCACAGAGAAGGACGCTGTCCGCCTCCCGCCTGCGCTCGACAGCGAGACATTGCCGATCAGCCTCGCCTTTACCGAGCCGGGCGCGCTCAAGGCGACGCTCGACGCCGCGCTTTCCCGCGCGCGCCTCAGTCGGGTTTCTTGA
- a CDS encoding 3-deoxy-D-manno-octulosonic acid transferase translates to MPLLKLYRLATIATTPLAGAALSWRASQGKEDPERLGERLGVASRERPEGRLIWLHGASLGETVSLLPLVERFIQRGAEVLVTSGTVSSAHILTQRLPAGAFHQYLPLDAPRFVNRFLDYWRPDIAVFAESELWPNMVAALRARGVALVLANARISRKSAERWSGLPGAARRVFGAIDLCLAQDSENAARFLALGARCVRIAGNLKFDVAPPPVDAARLAEFNGAVGARPVWAAVSTHAGEEELILAAHVEISKQIPNLLTIIAPRHRERGLEVAELAQAQGFAAALRTRDGEPRRETQVYVADTIGELGLFFRSVGVVFMGKSLVPGGGQNPIEPAKLGCAVLYGPHIDNFNEIYTELAAAKAAARVADAAALARAAQYLLSEPARMRRMGRAGAEAVDKLGGASRAIMTAVEPFLAQVAASGR, encoded by the coding sequence ATGCCGCTCCTGAAGCTTTATCGATTGGCGACCATCGCCACGACGCCCTTGGCTGGCGCCGCCCTCAGCTGGCGCGCATCCCAGGGCAAGGAAGATCCCGAGCGGCTTGGCGAAAGGCTGGGCGTCGCCTCGCGGGAGCGGCCGGAAGGGCGCCTGATCTGGCTGCATGGCGCGAGCCTGGGCGAGACGGTCTCGCTGCTGCCGCTCGTCGAGCGCTTCATCCAGCGCGGCGCGGAAGTGCTGGTGACGAGCGGGACGGTCTCCTCTGCGCATATTCTCACACAGCGACTGCCGGCGGGCGCCTTTCATCAATATCTCCCGCTGGATGCGCCGAGATTTGTGAACCGTTTCCTGGATTACTGGCGCCCGGACATCGCCGTCTTCGCCGAGTCGGAGCTTTGGCCCAATATGGTCGCCGCGCTACGCGCGCGGGGGGTGGCGTTAGTGCTCGCCAACGCCCGCATCTCGCGAAAATCCGCCGAGCGCTGGAGCGGCCTGCCGGGCGCCGCGCGCCGGGTCTTCGGCGCCATCGATCTTTGCCTGGCGCAGGATTCCGAGAATGCGGCGCGTTTTCTGGCGCTGGGCGCGCGCTGCGTGCGCATCGCCGGCAATCTGAAATTCGACGTGGCGCCGCCGCCGGTGGACGCCGCGCGGCTGGCGGAATTCAACGGCGCGGTCGGGGCCCGTCCGGTCTGGGCGGCGGTGTCGACGCATGCCGGGGAGGAGGAATTGATCCTCGCCGCCCATGTCGAGATCAGCAAACAAATCCCCAATCTATTGACCATCATCGCGCCCCGCCATCGAGAGCGCGGCCTTGAAGTCGCGGAACTGGCGCAAGCGCAAGGCTTCGCGGCCGCGCTGCGCACGCGCGACGGCGAGCCGCGCCGCGAGACGCAGGTCTATGTCGCCGATACGATCGGCGAACTCGGCCTCTTCTTTCGCAGCGTAGGCGTTGTTTTCATGGGCAAATCGCTTGTTCCCGGCGGCGGGCAAAACCCGATCGAGCCAGCGAAGCTCGGCTGTGCAGTGCTCTATGGGCCGCACATCGACAATTTCAACGAGATTTACACGGAGCTCGCGGCCGCCAAGGCTGCGGCGCGCGTCGCCGACGCCGCCGCGCTCGCGCGCGCCGCGCAATATCTCCTCTCCGAACCCGCCCGCATGCGCCGCATGGGCCGCGCCGGCGCCGAGGCGGTCGACAAGCTTGGCGGCGCGTCGCGCGCGATCATGACGGCGGTCGAGCCTTTCCTCGCGCAAGTCGCCGCCTCTGGGCGCTGA
- a CDS encoding DUF4170 domain-containing protein, with protein MTKKATPAKQDKQLLHLVFGGELEALDGVTFRDPSKLDIVGVYPDNDSAVAAWKAKAQATVDNAHMRYFVVHLYKLLDPEHDRL; from the coding sequence ATGACAAAGAAGGCGACGCCCGCGAAACAGGACAAGCAGCTGCTGCATCTCGTCTTCGGCGGCGAGCTCGAGGCGCTCGACGGCGTGACCTTCCGCGATCCTTCGAAGCTCGACATCGTCGGCGTCTATCCCGACAATGACAGCGCCGTCGCCGCCTGGAAGGCGAAGGCGCAGGCGACCGTCGACAACGCCCATATGCGTTACTTCGTCGTCCACCTGTACAAGCTTCTCGACCCCGAGCACGACAGGCTCTGA